One genomic region from Indicator indicator isolate 239-I01 chromosome 7, UM_Iind_1.1, whole genome shotgun sequence encodes:
- the ARHGAP19 gene encoding rho GTPase-activating protein 19: protein MPLQKLSALIDAICNFVICNDSSLRSQPIIFNPDFFVEKLRHEKPEVFTELVVSNITRLIDLPGAELAQLMGEEDPKLPGTNNTASGFFRSLMSLKRKEKGVVFGSPLTEEGIAQVSQLIEYLHKNLRAEGLFRVPGNSIRQQILKDALNSGTDIDLDSGDFHSNDVATLLKMFLGELPEPLLTHKHFHAHLKIADLTLFDEKGNKTSTPDKERQIEALQLLFLILPAPNRSLLKLLLDLLYQTAKKQDKNKMSAHNLALMFAPHILWPRNVTANDLQENITKLNNGVTFMIKHSQKLFKAPAYIRECARLHYLGSRAHASKDDLDLLTSPGSKELQPLKSQKRSRLDSCHQEETQQRTEEALKELFRHVHNMPDSAKKKKLLRQFNKHSTALTPGSDVLASPAPRRARSRSFSGLIKRKVLGTPVILERKSRDATPEPERVSKENIHLLQKCGSPAHMSQAKLKSLEGQKEEPCRRIRGHLLSKDSSSL, encoded by the exons ATGCCTCTCCAAAAGCTCTCAGCACTCAT tgatgCCATCTGCAATTTTGTCATTTGCAATGACTCCTCCCTCCGTAGCCAGCCAATCATCTTCAATCCTGACTTCTTTGTGGAAAAGCTGCGCCATGAAAAACCAGAGGTGTTCACAGAGCTGGTTGTCAGCAACATTACCAGGCTCATTGACTtgcctggggcagagctggcccaGCTGATGGGAGAGGAGGACCCAAAGCTGCCTGGGACAAACAACACAGCCTCTGGATTTTTTCGTTCTCTGATGTCTCTGAAGCGCAAGG AGAAAGGGGTGGTGTTTGGCTCGCCACTGACAGAAGAAGGCATTGCACAGGTTTCCCAGCTAATCGAGTATCTGCACAAAA ATCTAAGAGCAGAAGGCTTGTTTCGGGTGCCAGGCAACAGCATCAGGCAACAGATCCTAAAGGATGCTCTGAACAGTGGTACAGATATTGACCTGGATTCTGGGGATTTTCATTCTAATGATGTGGCCACCCTGCTGAAGATGTTCCTGGGTGAATTACCAGAACCGCTGCTGACACACAAGCATTTCCATGCCCACCTCAAAATTGCAG ACTTGACACTCTTTGATGAGAAGGGGAATAAGACCAGCACTCCAGACAAAGAGCGCCAGATTGAAgccctccagctgctgttttTGATCCTTCCTGCACCCAACCGCAGTTTGCTCAAACTGCTGCTGGACTTGCTCTACCAGACCGCCAAAAAGCAGGACAAGAACAAGATGTCTGCCCACAATCTTGCCCTCATGTTTGCACCCCACATCCTGTGGCCCAGAAAT GTGACAGCAAATGACCTTCAGGAGAATATCACAAAGCTTAACAATGGAGTGACTTTCATGATCAAACACTCTCAGAAACTCTTCAAG GCCCCAGCATACATCCGAGAGTGTGCCAGGCTGCACTATCTGGGATCCAGAGCCCATGCATCAAAG GATGATCTGGATTTGCTGACGTCTCCTGGCTCCAAGGAACTGCAGCCCCTCAAGTCTCAGAAGCGAAGCCGTCTGGACTCTTGCCATCAGGAGGAGACCCAGCAGCGCACAGAGGAGGCACTGAAGGAGCTCTTCCGCCATGTCCACAATATGCCTGACTCtgcaaagaagaagaaacttctccgGCAG TTTAATAAGCATTCCACAGCTCTCACTCCTGGCTCTGACGTACTCGCGTCCCCGGCACCACGGCGCGCCCGCTCCCGCTCCTTCAGCGGCCTCATTAAG CGGAAGGTTTTGGGAACCCCAGTTATcctggagaggaagagcagggatGCAACACCAGAGCCTGAGCGAGTCAGCAAAGAGAACATTCACCTG TTACAGAAATGTGGATCTCCAGCTCATATGTCCCAAGCAAAGCTGAAATCTTTGGAGGGCCAGAAGGAG GAACCCTGCAGACGCATCCGAGGCCACCTGCTTTCCAAGGATTCATCATCCCTCTGA